A genomic window from Coraliomargarita parva includes:
- a CDS encoding hydroxyacid dehydrogenase — MSHKPKSIFILNDATFGQIYSETSLQRIHELTDVIHGQLNRDTWEASKAVLAEVEYIFSGWGMPNMDADFLEACPKLKHVFYGAGSVRAFYTEAARARGIGLCSAWRANAIPVAEFAHATILLALKKFWRINRMISEKRQWERTLAVPGAYDSTVGLVSLGAIGRMVAERLGTHHLKIVAYDPFANPAQAEALGVKLVSLEELFATSDVISLHTPNLPETRGLVSRALLESMKEGATLINTARGAVIDEPAMVDVLRARPDLDALLDVTVNEPVPEDDPLWDLPNVVITPHIAGSLDNECQRMGQYMVEECERLLQGAPLQHEVTEAIFKTMA; from the coding sequence GTGAGCCACAAACCCAAAAGCATCTTCATTCTTAACGACGCAACATTCGGACAGATCTACTCCGAAACGAGCCTCCAACGGATCCATGAACTCACCGATGTGATCCACGGACAATTAAACCGGGACACCTGGGAGGCGTCCAAGGCAGTCCTCGCGGAAGTCGAGTACATCTTCTCCGGCTGGGGCATGCCCAACATGGATGCAGACTTCCTGGAAGCCTGCCCCAAGCTGAAGCATGTCTTTTATGGCGCCGGCTCGGTCCGCGCCTTCTACACCGAGGCCGCCCGTGCCCGCGGCATCGGGCTCTGCTCCGCCTGGCGCGCCAATGCGATCCCGGTCGCGGAATTCGCCCACGCCACCATCCTGCTCGCACTCAAGAAATTCTGGCGCATCAACCGCATGATCTCGGAGAAGCGTCAATGGGAACGCACACTCGCCGTGCCCGGTGCCTACGATAGCACCGTCGGCCTGGTCTCCCTCGGCGCGATCGGCCGCATGGTCGCCGAACGCCTGGGCACCCACCACCTCAAGATCGTCGCCTACGACCCCTTTGCCAACCCGGCCCAAGCTGAAGCGCTCGGAGTCAAACTGGTCTCGCTCGAAGAGCTGTTCGCCACCTCCGATGTCATCAGCCTGCACACGCCCAACCTGCCGGAGACCCGGGGACTGGTCAGCCGCGCCCTCCTCGAGTCCATGAAAGAAGGCGCCACCCTGATCAATACCGCACGCGGTGCCGTCATTGACGAACCCGCCATGGTCGACGTCCTGCGGGCCCGCCCGGACCTCGATGCGCTCCTTGATGTCACCGTCAATGAGCCCGTGCCGGAAGACGACCCGCTCTGGGACCTCCCCAACGTCGTCATCACCCCCCATATCGCCGGCAGCCTCGACAACGAATGCCAGCGCATGGGCCAGTACATGGTCGAGGAATGCGAACGCCTCCTCCAAGGCGCCCCCCTCCAGCACGAAGTCACCGAAGCCATCTTTAAGACCATGGCTTAG